One Fusarium poae strain DAOMC 252244 chromosome 4, whole genome shotgun sequence DNA window includes the following coding sequences:
- a CDS encoding hypothetical protein (BUSCO:47574at5125), with amino-acid sequence MVADAVIYHPTVAHYLRYMATTLGRDKLMRVFQYFARFYAWYLLRANATADKVAPWNALKKQFGLFRKVFRAGKFVEHLKAAATASDSKSMDPVLKYTQVGRQLGYAGYLACDSLTIPHAAGIKTWKHATRMQHEAYRSWAVGIAFSILGQLYTLRQLSVRASKVDLKEGEGVVESKTISIERAAAKKQLLCDACDILVPLSGLGYNRFLDDGVVGLTGTLSSLIGVYTQWKKTA; translated from the exons ATGGTCGCCGACGCAGTCATCTACCACCCCACGGTAGCACACTACCTGCGCTACATGGCCACTACCCTCGGTCGCGACAAGCTCATGCGAGTCTTCCAGTACTTTGCCCGTTTCTACGCCTGGTACCTCCTACGCGCGAACGCAACCGCAGACAAGGTCGCTCCTTGGAACGCCCTCAAGAAGCAGTTCGGCCTGTTCCGAAAGGTCTTCCGAGCCGGAAAGTTCGTCGAGCACCTCAAGGCCGCTGCCACCGCCTCCGACTCAAAGTCCATGGATCCTGTCCTCAAGTACACCCAGGTCGGTCGCCAGCTCGGTTACGCCGGTTACCTCGCCTGTGATTCTCTCACCATTCCTCACGCCGCCGGCATCAAGACTTGGAAGCACGCTACGCGCATGCAGCACGAGGCCTACCGATCCTGGGCTGTTGGCATTGCCTTTAGCATTCTCGGCCAGCTGTATACTCTGCGCCAGTTGAGTGTACGAGCATCAAAGGTTGATCTGAAGGAGGGAGAGGGTGTTGTTGAGAGCAAGACTATTTCTAT TGAGCGCGCTGCCGCCAAGAAGCAGCTTCTCTGCGACGCCTGTGATATCCTGGTTCCTCTTTCCGGTCTTGGCTACAACCGATTCCTTGACGACGGTGTCGTGGGCCTGACTGGTACCCTGAGCAGTCTTATCGGTGTCTACACACAGTGGAAGAAGACCGCCTAA
- a CDS encoding hypothetical protein (BUSCO:31507at5125), whose translation MSTTNSGQESEKVNTNIVTLTRFLTEEQAKHPEATGDFTLLCHALQFSFKSIAYYIRRATLVNLTGLAGSSNITGDDQKKLDVISNDLFIEAMRSSGKCALLVSEEEDDIIYFKDASEARYAVACDPIDGSSNLDAGVSVGTIFAIHKLPEGSKGCKEDILKPGTELLAAGFTMYGASAQLVITMRGGSVNGFTLDNGVGEFILSHPNMRLPKSRDIYSCNEGNSLYWEDKTINYFNSLKQAQENGKPYSARYIGSMVADAYRTLLYGGIFAYPADKKSPKGKLRILYECAPMALIFENAGGQAVDSKMNRMLEVVPEHIHDKAGIFMGSYDEVEKVKKFHQ comes from the exons ATGTCTACCACCAACAGCGGACAAGAATCTGAAAAGGTTAACACCAACATTGTTACCCTTACCCGCTTCCTCACTGAGGAGCAGGCCAAGCACCCCGAAGCTACTGGTGACTTCAC TCTATTGTGCCACGCTCTCCAGTTCTCTTTCAAGTCCATCGCCTACTACATCCGACGCGCCACCCTTGTGAACCTCACCGGTCTGGCTGGTTCTTCAAACATTACCGGAGACGAccagaagaagctcgatgtcATTTCTAATGACCTCTTCATTGAGGCCATGCGCTCTTCCGGCAAGTGCGCGCTCCTAGTctccgaggaggaggatgatatCATCTACTTCAAGGATGCTTCAGAGGCCCGCTACGCTGTTGCCTGCGATCCCATTGACGGTTCTTCCAACTTGGACGCTGGTGTCTCAGTCGGTACCATCTTTGCCATTCACAAGCTTCCCGAAGGCTCAAAGGGCTGCAAGGAGGACATCCTGAAGCCCGGTACTGAGTTGCTTGCCGCCGGTTTCACCATGTACGGTGCCTCAGCTCAGCTCGTCATCACCATGCGTGGCGGAAGCGTCAACGGCTTCACTCTCGACAACGGTGTCGGCGAGTTCATTTTGTCTCACCCCAACATGCGCCTCCCCAAGTCTCGCGACATCTACTCTTGCAACGAGGGTAACTCACTATACTGGGAGGACAAGACCATCAACTACTTCAACTCGCTGAAGCAGGCTCAAGAAAACGGCAAGCCTTACAGCGCGCGTTACATCGGTTCCATGGTTGCTGATGCTTACCGAACTCTGTTGTATGGAGGTATCTTTGCTTACCCCGCCGACAAGAAAAGCCCCAAGGGCAAGCTCCGTATCCTCTACGAGTGTGCGCCTATGGCTCTTATCTTTGAGAATG CCGGTGGTCAAGCTGTTGACAGCAAGATGAACCGAATGCTCGAAGTTGTGCCCGAGCACATCCACGACAAGGCCGGTATCTTCATGGGTAGTTACGACGAGGTTGAGAAGGTTAAGAAGTTCCACCAGTAA